In the genome of Paenibacillus pabuli, the window TTGAATATTGCGGGACCAGCCCCGAATTTCAGCATGAATCTGTTGTAGAAGTCTCAAGTGGTTTCCCCCAGTCTGCCTGTGCAGTAATTTTAGTTTAACAGGAATGGGGGATTTGCGGAAGAATTGACCACTGTTTATTTTGACATAGAAGATTCCAATACTCGGGCAATCACGAATCCATCGTAGCCTTTACTGCCTACAGTTTGCAGTGCTGTAGCTTCAAGACGCGGATTATCTGCAATTAATTTCAGGAAAGACTGAACACCCTGAACCCTGTTGTCCGTACTGTCTGCATTGATAACTTCGCCGTCCCTGACGATGTTGTCACCAATAATCAAACTTCCAGGGCGAGCCAGACGCAGCGCCCAACGCAAATAGTCGGGATTACTCGGTTTGTCAGCATCGATGAAGATGAAATCAAAGGGCTCTCTGTACTCTTCCTGAACGTCGGGAAGGGTAGTCAGGGCCGGGCCTACTCGAAGGTCAACCTTGTGCATCAATCCTGCACGTGTAAGGTTGGTACGTGCCATCTCTGCATGGTGTGGCTCAGCCTCCAGGGTGACGATTCGCCCGTGTTCGGGAAGGGCCCTTGCCATCCAGATCGTACTGTATCCGCCAAGGGTCCCAATCTCCAGCACTCGTGCTGCACCCTGTATTTGGAGCAGAAGCTGAAGCAGCTTCCCCTGATTGGGTGTAACGTCATGAGCTGGCAAGCCGGCCTCGGCATTGGAGTGCAAGGCCTGCTCTAGCAGTGAATCCGAGGGGATTAACAAAGCGCTCAGATAATGGTCAACTTGGCTCCAGGTTTGCTGGTGAGCAGAAACATTCAGATTGTTCAATGTCATCAGTTCCTTTCCGATTGCATGTATTGGATTTCATACTTCAACTATAAAGTGAATAAATATATAAATAAAATATATATTATGTATGTTAATATAACTTTAGATTATGTAAAATCGAATGAATGGAGGAGTAACGCTTGAATTTACACGGATTACGATTGTTTCATGCCATCGTGAGATATGGGGGAGTCACGCGTGCGGCGGAAGAACTCAAAATTAGCCAACCAGCGGTATCTTCTCAGGTGAAGAAATTTGAGCGGGAATTGGGCATTCCTTTATTTGTTACGGAGGGAAGGAGATTGGTTCTTACCGATGCAGGAATACAATTAACTGGCTATGCGGAACGTCTGTTCATGCTGGAACAGGATGTCGAGAACTTTGTACAGGATTTTCGGGCGGGGAAGAAAGGCATGATTCGTCTTACTGCAACGTATTTGCCTTCGAATTTTCTGCTGCCGGGCTGGATTGCCCGTTTCAAGCAAATGCACGAGGATGTGGAGCTGGTTGTAAGCACAACCAATACCCGAATGGCTTTTGACCAACTGCTGCGTTATGAGGCCGACATTGCGATTTATGGTGGAAGTGGCATTACACATTCAGGTGTTCATTGGGACGAATTGTTTGAAGATGAGATGTGGTTTGTGGTACATCCGGATCACCCCTATGCGGGGAAGGAAATTGAACTTCGGGAGATGGTGGCGGAGCCCTTCATCATGCGCGAAGAAGGCAGCGCTACACGGGAGCGTCTGGTCTCTCTTTGCACAACGAATAACCTGACCGCTCCCCGTATTGCGCTTCAGTTCAATGGGCTGAACGAAACGATCAGTGCGGTGAAGGCAGGTTATGGAGCCAACTTTATTTCTTCTCTGGTTGTTAAGGATGATGTGCAGCAAGGCAGACTGGCACGTGTGTTCGTTCGAGGTGTACAGCTCAAAAACACGGTAGCTGTATGTACACGAGCAGGCGAAGTATTATCTCCTGCTGCTCAGCATCTGGTTGAACTCATCAGACAGGAAGCATCATCGATGAAATGAATCGTTCAATAATTGCATGAGAGCGAACGTTGAATGTTATCCGTCGCTGTTTTTGGTAGTACCTCTGGAGTAGAATCGGGCGTACAGGGTGACTCCACCAACGATCAGGACAGGCATCCAGACTGCTATCATGGGTACGTGGTGGAACAACATCGCAGCTAGAATAACGCCGCCCAAATAGATCACAACGGCACCTGCACGAAGGTAGGAATCTACTGATAGTGCTTTGACCAGCGAGCGGATATTGGCGTGCCGCAGTCGCTGAAGGATGCTTACCGCATCCTCAACCACGGCGGCCAGACTATTGGTGAGCACGGTCGTCGAGATGCCGGCAATTCCAATGCGTCGTGCAGCAGTCGTTTGCATCCCCATGGCTGTGGCCAGCATGGCAATCAGCAGATAGGATAGTTGTTCGGAATATGGACTGATCATGGCGATGGCAAAGAGCAGAAGCAATATACTTTCTACAGTGAACACGGCTGTGACCCGGGAAGACCAGCCATTTTTCGTCTGCATATGTCCAATCATGTGTGCCGCAATTGCATTTCCGGCAACGAAACCAATAAGGGCAAGGAGTGCGCGCAGCACGACAAATTCCTGAGCATGGGCAACCGCGATTCCCAGCAGCACAATATTGCCCGTCATATTGGCTGTAAGCACATGTCCCAGCCCCAGGTATCCGATCACATCGACCATTCCGGCAGACATGCACAGCAGCAGCATCGCGTACCTTTGGAGGGTATTTTGATTCATGGTTCATCCGTCCTTTCCAAAAACGTAACCCCTCCAGTATACATCCACAACGCAAGGTCCTTCAAAATGAAGTTTATGATGCAAGGCAAATTTCCCTCAGCAGCAAAACGTTTAAATCGTCCCTACCTAGAACCTATGGTGCTGCAAGCCAGTCGAACATATTGTTCACTGCCGCCTCGTGCATCCTCTCCTGAAAACGATGACCCTGTCCTCCGTAAGCATGAAACGTAACGTCGGTACCTCTACGTTTCAGCCAATGATACATCCGCGTTCCATGAGTGTAGTTCACCTGAGTATCTGATGTACCGTGCATAATCAGCACAGGACAGTGAAGTTTGTGTGCCTTCGACAACGGAGAGCGGGCTAGATAAGCTTCCGGAACGGATCTCGGCGAACCGCCAAGCACTCTTTTTAAAGTACGTCTCAAGTCAGTTCGTTCATGATAGGTGCGTTCCACATCGGCGACACCGCTCCAGAGCACCAATTTATGTACCTGCCCGGGTCCTTCATTATAGGTCGTTGCTGTATGTACGGCATTAATGGCTCCACGCGAAAATCCCATCAATGAAATTCGTTCGGTATCAGCAAAAGGCCACCCTTGCACAAGCCGGTAAGCGGCATGTACATCCTCGGCATCTCGTCCACCATATTCGTCATGTCCTTCGCCCCCCTCGTTACCACGATAAGACGGAGCGAACACGATATAACCTTTATGGACGAATTGTTCCAGCCAAGCCGTATTCACCCCACCATAGTTGCCCAGCCCGCCACGGCAATAGATCAGAACCGGCCACCGGGCACCATGATGTTCCTTGGTTTGTTGTTTTACAGGAGGATAGCGGCTTGCGAGCTGTTGCATTTGCATGGGTT includes:
- a CDS encoding YoaK family protein, whose amino-acid sequence is MNQNTLQRYAMLLLCMSAGMVDVIGYLGLGHVLTANMTGNIVLLGIAVAHAQEFVVLRALLALIGFVAGNAIAAHMIGHMQTKNGWSSRVTAVFTVESILLLLFAIAMISPYSEQLSYLLIAMLATAMGMQTTAARRIGIAGISTTVLTNSLAAVVEDAVSILQRLRHANIRSLVKALSVDSYLRAGAVVIYLGGVILAAMLFHHVPMIAVWMPVLIVGGVTLYARFYSRGTTKNSDG
- a CDS encoding LysR family transcriptional regulator — its product is MNLHGLRLFHAIVRYGGVTRAAEELKISQPAVSSQVKKFERELGIPLFVTEGRRLVLTDAGIQLTGYAERLFMLEQDVENFVQDFRAGKKGMIRLTATYLPSNFLLPGWIARFKQMHEDVELVVSTTNTRMAFDQLLRYEADIAIYGGSGITHSGVHWDELFEDEMWFVVHPDHPYAGKEIELREMVAEPFIMREEGSATRERLVSLCTTNNLTAPRIALQFNGLNETISAVKAGYGANFISSLVVKDDVQQGRLARVFVRGVQLKNTVAVCTRAGEVLSPAAQHLVELIRQEASSMK
- a CDS encoding alpha/beta hydrolase family protein, producing MTYSSDALRVKGYLCLPDGCSLATSSGFEDAHTSSALQGFATTEEPMQMQQLASRYPPVKQQTKEHHGARWPVLIYCRGGLGNYGGVNTAWLEQFVHKGYIVFAPSYRGNEGGEGHDEYGGRDAEDVHAAYRLVQGWPFADTERISLMGFSRGAINAVHTATTYNEGPGQVHKLVLWSGVADVERTYHERTDLRRTLKRVLGGSPRSVPEAYLARSPLSKAHKLHCPVLIMHGTSDTQVNYTHGTRMYHWLKRRGTDVTFHAYGGQGHRFQERMHEAAVNNMFDWLAAP
- a CDS encoding O-methyltransferase, which gives rise to MNNLNVSAHQQTWSQVDHYLSALLIPSDSLLEQALHSNAEAGLPAHDVTPNQGKLLQLLLQIQGAARVLEIGTLGGYSTIWMARALPEHGRIVTLEAEPHHAEMARTNLTRAGLMHKVDLRVGPALTTLPDVQEEYREPFDFIFIDADKPSNPDYLRWALRLARPGSLIIGDNIVRDGEVINADSTDNRVQGVQSFLKLIADNPRLEATALQTVGSKGYDGFVIARVLESSMSK